Part of the Uloborus diversus isolate 005 chromosome 2, Udiv.v.3.1, whole genome shotgun sequence genome, AGGGACGGAAGTTCCAATAAAGACAATCATGGCCTTATTAGGTTACAATCTACTTTTATAGGGTTaccaaatcacaggaaaaaatgacTTTACACAACGGCATTTTCTTTTCCAATTCGTACTACTCCTTCGTAAATAAAGCTTTCTAGTTTTAGTTAAATTCGGAGTGTAGCTCCAGAGTCAAAATACTCACAATACGTAATTATTTGTGTTGTTATTTTGCGAGGAGGGCAAAAAGGGGTATCAATGATTATTATTACTGGAAACTGGGCCACGAGCCCTAAAAGATTGAGAACCGGTATGCTAAGGCAGATTTTTTCAGTGTATTTAAAGGGATCATAATACTTCACACCAACATCCAGTTTTGGTAATCGTTCTCCTTAAATTTTTGTTGAAGATAgatcttttccttttttgcagAAGTTCACACTTACTTAGGAAAACTTCTAACGACCCATAATTCTATTGCTGCTTTGTCACAAGTACTAAAAGATTGAAAGCCGCAGAGTTAAGGCAAATTTTATCAATGTATTTAATAGAATTATAATGtttcatggcaacatttagtttTTGCAATCAACGTCTTCAATTATTATATTTGATAAATCCcttcttattattgttattattattatttcttttttttacagaagtTCACACTTACGTTGGAAAACTTCTAGCGACCCATGATTCTATTGCTGCTGATGAGGTTCTGAGCGTGTACGgtgaaatttttcgaaagaaaaaaaccctCGAAAAAGAAATGACAGAAAAGTTGTTCAGCTTTTTGCCCGAACCAAACACATATGTGACACAACTTCAAGATACTTCGTAAGATTAGTTTCACGTTCATAAAACAAATAAACCAATAAAAGTTGAAGTAATAATTATAGAAAAACAATGTTACAATAATAAGAATaggacaaagaagaaaaaaatgaaaagaagtcTTCGTTTCTTACCAATGAAAACATACGTTAACTATGTGTTCTCCTACTTTTTTGCTTGATTTAAATACATCTTTCAAATGGTTCGCACTAAATATGTGTcttcttaaatttttcaaaatggtttTAGTTGTTCTGTTTTCTGACAAATAAATCCCATGCTTCTTTCCCTTTATGACCACTTCAGTTCGATTTCATTGATTTCGGTGATATTTCTCGCTCTGAAAAAGGAGACAACTTTGAAATGTTAAATCGCAATTGATCCATAGGCTTGTAGACAGTATTTTCCATTTAAGCGTTGCAAGTCCATGGTGTTAAACGTATTTAATCTGCAATGAAATAGGAAAATAGTCAATGTATGGAATATAAGAAAGCAtagacaggggtgcccatccccccttaGGGCAAGGATGTACAGCCTTAAATATCACGATGacccccctccaaaagcaagagcccccctcaaaaaatagaaataacaCTGAGAACACCCCCACCcccgtaaaaatttcaatggcgcagtctgtgccatgaccagTCCAGGTGTGCACCCCCGGCATAGATGTAAGTAATTGGTATGATGACCCAGTTTAAAATTGTATTCGAATGAAAGCtatcttcaaaacatttttcagtttaaataaaGTCCATCAAAATAAAATACCACtcgatttaattattttaattattcttaacaagTGTACATTAATAATTCTTGCTCTTTACTAATTCTTTTCTATGAATATCAGTAACCCCCAGAAAAATACGATGTACTTCCTATTAGCACATTGGTTTAATCTGTATGATTTATGACCTACCCCAAAGAATCAGGCGAGTTTGTTTAAGCCGAATTTAATGATGATAATTAAAGGGTGTCTTGGAAAAATTTCTACTGCGCCTCTTTAATTATAGGTTATACTACAATAATTATTCTCATTCtaacagtttaaattttaaaagttttgtatttttcagTAACTCATATAAATTGAACGAGTTTTTTTCAGGACCGTAATaattaacaaatgaaatattCGGAAGCATAATAATTGCTATGTTAAATCAATACGATAGCGTGTCCCAATAATaattacattcaaaatattttgtgagtAAAATAAAGTctatcaaattgttttgaacttcattttaattaataaatagctataataaatagtaaatttaataatgagtGAAAACATATGTAAGAGACTTCCATTTATAGAACTTTTCCTGTCGCACATTTTACAGCAGCCGAGGTATCAATTTTTGCATATATAGGGTGAATatttcttataattttaaaagaactagAGTAGCTCTTGCATTTtactgattttcaattttttttcaaacaaaaagtcCGGTGAAGCAATGATTAAATACATAATTAGAGGGTAAAATTGTTGGAATTCTTCGTCAACCGTCAACCACTTTGTTCAACCGTTTTGGAAATCACggttccataaaaaaagaaatacgaagaatttctttttttaagctcaaaacgAACTTCATGATGAGTGATAAAAAGACTTATGTGAAATGTCTCTCTAAGAGCAATGCTGGGAGAGTAGGGTATGGGACATCCGGAAGCCATCAATCCGAGCCTGTCAGTAAACTCTGTTTACATTGAACAAAAAGTTGACTCTTTGCAAACTTTTAAAATCAGTCAGGAAATTCCCCATGTCGAGGAAAAAGATGCGGGTAAAATTTTCAACCTACTCCTTATCATGTGGAAAGCGAGTTAGTTCAATAATATCTAGAGTTGCATTGCTCAACTTTGTCTGGTATTGTAAAAAGGTTCTTATCTGAGTTTTTTACCCGCTAATTTAAGCCACCTCATGGCATTTCCTTAGTAAAAGTGCTCATAGTTTTACATTTGTGCTATTTGTTTTGAAATACTCTGTCCAAAATGCTGCAAAAAGAagtgtatatttttatttaacaggGTTTCAACTGGTCCCTTTTCTCCCTACGAGTTCCTTTTTTAGTTTCAAGAGCCTTAAAAGCCATCTTCTAAAAAACTGgtcctatttttttccctttttcgtttaaaatttctgttttattttaaatgtacccGATAATCTCTCTTAATTTTATTCCTTTAGTCATTTAACTCCCCCCGGGTTatcggtttgtatttttttttttcaaaaaaaaaaaaaaaaaaaaaaaagaatgaattattCACACCTATCACAATCAAGATCAATAGAAATTTTTGAATCGAATGGTCGCACGATAGCTAGAGCTCAAAACTATTGGTGGGCGCAAAAAGATATTTCAGCTTATTTTATTGtccaacacaaaaataatttttattatcgaGACATTTTTCAGCTTATTATTTGGTCAAAACAGGCTGATCATAAATAATCGTTAAATTGGCCGATAACCATTTACAGCCGATCTATCCGTGCGTCTCTAATTCTATCCTTTAAAAGTTAAGATTAATGTCGCTTTAAGGTTCCTTTTTTAGAATTTAGGTCCCTTTTCTTCCTAGGGGCACTCAGAATATTTGTCGCGAGCCCCGAAATTCATAAGGTTTCTAACCAGAACAAATACGCAGCTACTCTAATCTGtttgataaaaaaacaattcttaaaggtcaattaataaaaaataggagaagaatgaagattgaaaattttggaaaagggtgctatattttaaaaattcattcgtttacatattttaaactttgcatTTAGTTTTTGTATGATTTCCTTTCTACAGtttaatatttgtttctttccagGCATGGATTAAGCGTCCAGTTTTATTTGTATACCAGGCCAACGTACATACGTGCTCAACCATTGGAAAGCGAGATTGAAGATCATCATGAGTTGGAATATATTGCTCTTTGTCTGCTCAACGGATCCTTTGTGGACAACAATTCCTTTAATATTATGCTTAATTGGGTTGAATTGAAAGGCATCCGGATGAACGACCTTCAAATAAGAAGCACATGTGAGATGTTGTATTTCATTTATCTTTTAACTAAGTCAGCTTATCGTATTTATTGATCCAAACGAAGGGAAgagcattaataaaattaatcCATACTGAACAGGGGTAAAAAAAGTGTATAAAGACGTACTGAATAATTgaagttttgacatcttgaattcaaacaatgtttttcacaatcacgagtctGTACTGACGTGTGTGTGGGTGTgcgcaggcccgacgagaggccatgtcatcctagtcggaaactaggggcccaagCCTTAGACGGGGGaggaatcaaaaaataaataaataaataaataaataaataaataaaaaaataaataaaatacaataaaataaaaataaaaattaatttgaattttgacatctgtaatttaaattacgtttttcgcaatcacgagtgtgcgtataTGTAagcgtttgtgtttgtgtctgtgtgtgcaggcatgagtgtgtggttatgtgtgtatatgtgtgtgtatgtgtgggtgtgtgtgttatgcgtgtgtgtgtgtgtatgcgtgtgtgtgtgtgtatgcgtgtgtgtgtatgcgtgtgtgtgtatgcatgtgtgtgtgtatgcgtgcgtgtgtgtaggatatgaacgcaacctggagacgcttTTCGCTAAagaagcagcatcgggaggggccggtcgacggtggtgcagcagagggaggcgttgGACTGAAAAAGGAACTGGAATTCAAGgacggtcaaaaaaaaaacaattagcaatcgtaattgctcaaaaaaaaaaaaaaaaaaaaatggaagaagaggggggaaaagggggggggactccgaacaagaaaaaacataaagattaagaaaaatttactctatggcacttaaaatagagttaattgttttctaggaagcagttttgatttttttcccttcttttcatcttttttttctttccccatttttttcttcttttcccccttttcttttcttattttgtttgtgtttttgggaggggggaaggaccggcgacataactgacaaagggctcgccttggctctctgcggccctgggtgtgcaagtgtgtgtgtgtatgtatgtgtgtaggcttgtgagtgtgtagacgtgtgtgtatgtgtaggcatgtacAAAAGTGAAAAAggatgaagagaaaaaaatcttttagaaaaCCTTTCTCAAGTCCAAGTTCCAAGATTTTAAAGACATACAAATTACACTccatttttacatgaaaattatGGCtacttcttttcaaaagtaaagcaACTGCATACAATGGCAGTCGATCGAGCTAATCTCTTTAATATCAGCCATTTGCAGTGGGAGATACACATTTCACAATGCAGTACCGCCGCTTTGAGATAGAAAAGGAAGTTAATTCTTATTTTGCGGATGATCTATCTTAGGGACTATTTCAGGAACTCTAACCAGATTTAAATCAACTCTTATTGATTATAAATGATGTGGTATAACTTAccttattgataaaaaataatacttatagATTTACTTATAGATTTACAGACGATgtaactagggattgcaataccggatcaaacatgcaataccggtattcggtatttttaaagcGTCATATCGGagtaccggtattaataccggtatttgaaatttctcaataaATCATCAAAGAATATTGTTTCTTTGCCGTGTTTCAtacttttgtgcaaaaagtgcataatttaagaaaatttattacagacaaatataaaatgaaggaacaaacgctatcagaaacatttttcatatattGAATTGTAACTAAACCTGGAACTCGTTTTGGTGTACCGATTTTCTACAGTTGAAAATgctctttctgaattcatgctGGTCGGTGGTACGGTTAATAATGCGCGTGTTCCTTTTCTAGtgtgtgcagttttttttaattactattaatgCACCCAGCTGTAATTTCTCTTCAAGAGACAGTTCTTTTCAAATATTAACCTCATCTTCATCAATTTTCTCTTGATCAGGATAGGCTTGTGTTTGTGTTTTATTaaccttttgttttaaaatttgtgatGAACTTAActaaacttgatatttttttattagtttctcttttttgctttctttttcttttcaaaattttttgcagttatgtaaatatctgaaaatatgttccagtTGATTATGCCTTTTCTCTATGTAAATTTTTAAGGtactatatacagggtgtcctggaaaagactgactgttttcaaaaatttataaccgGTGatcggttaatgataaaaaacaaattcttgcggAAAATTCTTGTGCTAACATCTGTGCGCATCAATTCTGTGCGAAAATTCATGTGGGCGTTAAATTTTTTctctcagagttccaaattttagttcaaaaatatttcaatagatggcgctgcacatagtaagccgataagtcaaaaacgaagaattgaaattcaccgatttttcttcTGATTGCGACATaggattacagccgacgattgtttgaaaatattgttttgttcttttgttctttattttcgaaaaactataatgtaattttcaattttttttaattttatttacggACTTACTATTTGCTGCTAttggaaaaattctaaaatttggaactcagagggggggggggatttacggcccaccacatgagttttctgcaaaaaaaaatttttttttcatttaccgttcaccaattataaatttaaaaacagtcaATCTGTTTCAGGACCCCCTGTAATTGCTAAGTGTTTTTTCGTTAAGTAGCGAGACAGGAGAGCTCACTAATCCCGGTGACAGCAAATTTCCCTTTGTTATGCTGCCAAGAAAAGGTTTTCTCAAAATTCTGTTCAGTTGAgtcaaatattaaaagaaaatatgtcaaaaaatattattgcaaCTGATGGTTGTAATATATTATTCGGAGCACAAATACATTCGtacttgaaattaactttaacAAAAGGGCAAATGAGCAATCAaggatatttaaaatataaacacatggCGCCCATAAATGTacgaaaaactttcatcagttgattttcttttaattcttgcTTTTCAGGCCGTAATTTTACTAATAGATTTATTTTGACACTGTCTCATGGGAAAAAGTACGTACCTTTAAAATAACAATATGtatctaataagttaaattgaaaactctttaattgaACGATattttttcagctaataccgaaaataccggtattttaccgtAGCAAATACCTGTActacgaaattgaaaaatagctccaaattgctgtaccggtattgcaatcaataGATGTAACCAATAGTGGCACATCATTAAAATTCcccaatttagaagaaaaatgaagaaaaatgttcaACTTGTGTACAATGCACGAAAAATATGGGGTACCAAATGCAACCAGCAAACACagtatcataatttttaaaatttattttaaatatttttaaagtgtaaatTGCATATCGTTTGAAATATTCATACTTAGTTTAAATAAGTGGAATTTAGAAACAATGTTTCATCGTGAGATCTTGCAAATTGTGTGACCTTGAATGGTTGACTAGAAGTGTCAGAGGTCAACTGGATTCGTTAGAACAAGAGAGAAGGAGAAAGTGTGAGAATGCGATAGCCGGGTCTAAGGCAGAAGGTCTTCGAGATAGTAAACATCGCTACGTGCTCCTGCATTGGAAGTTAAAGATATGAGCGAGATATGTCCAAGTTAGGTCAATTGGAGGCTCAGGCAGTGCAAAACTTGATTTTCCTCTCATGTAGTACTTTTGTTGTGtatcagaaaatttatttcgtttcaAACCATCTTCGCTTTTACTTCTCTATTCTATTTTTTTCCGTAGAAAAAAGGAATTTGCTCCCCCCCATTTTGCGTATTTTGCTCGATACCTACTCCACCCtgattttcattcttaaaaacatGCAGaagtaatatttgaaattgaataaatactGAAGAAACACGTATTTGACGGTAATACATAAGAAATTATAGCTTATGAAGTATAGCTTATTCATTTCCTATGAATGAGGGaaaaattaccattcattaattttgaatttcactatgaaaaaaaattaaaattgaaaaaacaggtttttttttgagaaactcgAAGGTTGATTGAGATAAAGAGCTAAAAATTTggctgaattatttttatttgacacCGAAATGATTCCCCAAGTGCGAGCCGAAAATGCTGCAAGGGCACATTTAACATAGAAACCCGGCTACGGCATTTACTAAAGTATGAAATCTTCGCAAAGGCGGAAAACGTTCTCACAAATGAATTCTTTGttgcttaaaattttgcaatggTGCACACAAATTTCCATATCTAATGTGGAAATTTGTGTACActattgcaattaaaaatatttaactcctaATTCAATATTACTcctaattgattattttattgaatatttgatcatgaggtttaaaaaaagtaagttagatgatttaaaatataaaaaatactcattattttcgatgtttttataATGAATTGACAACTTAAGATAGTATTTATTTACATAGTCGGAGTACAAAACTGCACCGCTTCTAACTTACATGAAAACTCCACCTTAATGTTAAGCACCACACTACAAATACGAGTTGGCGAGTTAGGGTTATGCTTTGCCTTAACGTTATTTGGAAATTGCAATTACTGAGAAAATTAATAAAGAGAGTAAGTAAAATGAAGCTACTTTGTAACATTCATTAGCGCTTTTGATTAACTTAGCGTACttcttttgtttaatttcttaTAATTGAAACTAATTAGCAATGTTTACTTTCTTCCGTTATCGAATTTTTAACGGAACATTTATGATAACACATGACAAAATGTTttgaacagaaaagaaaaatattatgtgggcttaaccatttattcatagcttACACGTTTTTTTGTTTACAGTTGCTTGCTACGAAGAAAATGTAGTTACGGAAAAATCAACTGTTATTCTCAAATGGCCTTACGCAAAAATTGGAGAGATTGCTCTTCCAGAGTCCATTGATTCCTCTAAAAGTgagtttatttcaatatttttcagagAATCACTACAATGACagtcaatttaattttaatcctATTGCATGTAATAAAAATGAAGTTCCAGCAAATGAACAACAAGATACAGAAATGCTGCAATTATACTAGTatgcatttaaaaacttttgtcacacgattttttaaaaaaagttttcggaTCATTACGTTAATTTCTGGAATGGCTTCCATTTGATTTCTTTCACTTCAGATTTTTACAAAAGTAAGCACttatgttttaaacatttatttaataatgCTCAGTCGCCGCGTTTAGACGAGAGTAGAATAGTCTTAAATTAGCTCATGCGTGTCGAAAAGGGCGACTAAAACAGCTACTCAGTGCATGGACGTATGACCCGATTCGTACTATAAACGACTACCAGTCGTTTATAGTACGACCAGCCCCTTGGTTTTATACCAGAGGACTTGTTCTCCAAGTTGGGGGTTGGCGCATGACCGTAAAGCCAAAAGCACTCCTACTTTGTCAAGGAAAAGCTGGACTTCAACTCCTATGGTTCTTCATCTAATTGAAGTTCCTTTTTACCTGTTGCCAAGGATCAGTTTGCAACATGATCTGTTGGACTTGATCTAGGTTCTTAAATCAAGGGAATTAATTAACAACAACATAAATCTCAGTATTTAAATTGACATTCAATCACTGTTTCATACAAACTATTGATTTCCGCCCGTCATAAATGCTGCACAGAGCATTCCAAATACACTCATGAAAATTATTCAGTGAAACGAAAAGGAAGCAATGGGCTATTAAGTAAACATTCCATCTCTTCTTGTCCCTTATTTAATATTCTGGTGAATCTGCTTTCAATTTGGGCGTCTATTTAATTCATACAAAATCTGTATGGTATTCAGCTTGTTGATTCAATATTTTCGAATAACTTTGAAATCACCTCGGGTTTTTCCATTTTCGTTCCTCATACTTAGCGAATATTATCGGTTTCTGATTGCTCAAAAGTACACTGATATTACACTTAACAAATCGTTTAGATTTGAAGAAAACACTGCATTTGGTCTTAATAACATAGGTTGATCTGTCGTCAAACGGAAGTGCTACAAGCGTCCTCACGTTCTCAGAATGTCGACCATAGCGTTACAGCAACAACATGTAATTCACGaagtattaaaaattattcatcGAATGctcatttctgaagaatatgtTTTCGAAAAGAGGCAAAttaactgtttttattttctgtgtGTTTCAGAAGGTTTGTCCATGATTAGGACTTGCACGGGAGACTTCAGGAGTGGTGCAGAGTGGGGAACCCCTTACGGTGAATATGATAAGCGAGATAACAGCTTGACATCACGTCTTAAAAGCTTATTAAATGTAAGAAAGTTTTTTTACACCTCTGAGTAAGAGCACGGGTGATTTCAAAATGGTTAAAGTGAATATGAAATGGTTACAcggatattttttaacatttaaatttttttttcgaaaattcaactGTTAGTGTAAATTTATTCCAATAATGTACTTTACTTTATGAACTCTAAGGTGCTGCAAATGTACTCTGTCTCAATCCAAGCTATTgacgaaaagaaaatttttcagaagaaatttttagacggcaaaactttgggggaaatcttaaaatttcatccatctttaaaaataatatctctTCAAGCATCTCTTAAAGTTCTAAGTATcttcatatgtatatatatatatatatatatatatttatacacacatatacatatataatagccgatgatcgaataacgcgcgtgtttcaacaatgaaccTCGCGCCACGGCTATGGTAatgtgctttggtaatgtttaacatgaagggaaatgctttattgtgacaaggctgaattctatccggcaacttaactgttttactggtaaatctgtgtcatttcagggaaatgaaaaaaacaagAAAGCGGTCAGCTatgaactctatctactggagtttagggttaatgcaccggagttaggtttaaaatttcaactataaaatatcaccatacaggcaattgtttcgttaaaatgtagaagaagagaagcaattttcactcgtcataccttgacgggagacttTCTAGTTAAGAATACTTTCATACCAAGTATTTTACATCACATTTTGAGAAATTCGTTTGCTTATTAAATCTTAAGTAGCGTAGTTTTAGTtagattgtaatttttttcacacggAATTGGTTTTAAGCGTACTTTACAACCGTAACCATTTGtaagaaaaaacaagtttttgaagtgaaaaaaggaaaaaaaggaagaacaaatTTGTACATACCACCTTAATTAAGATTTGAAAGTCTCTCGTACAAATGCAACGTTTGGTAAAAGAGAAATATGACGAGATAATACTAATGTAAAGCGAAATAATGATTTGGAGATATCTCGGATGATCAGCGTATCCAAaaagtctttgacacattttcaaaattcataaaatagcaacaaattgtcggatgaatatgcggtttgcgctaTATTACTTCATAGGTTCAAGAATTTTGTACAACAGcgtaaaaaagggggaaaaagaaaaaactatagcTATAAGAAATCTTTGTATCTTTTTAACAAGAATTAGTTTTTCTTACAGTGATGATAGTCTTCAATATAAATTAtctataattatatatatattttttatttttcttttttcattt contains:
- the LOC129216296 gene encoding uncharacterized protein LOC129216296, encoding MLAYLNLSVAVELVSIPSRLMSTSPRIRMPTNPNTAKVHTYVGKLLATHDSIAADEVLSVYGEIFRKKKTLEKEMTEKLFSFLPEPNTYVTQLQDTSHGLSVQFYLYTRPTYIRAQPLESEIEDHHELEYIALCLLNGSFVDNNSFNIMLNWVELKGIRMNDLQIRSTFACYEENVVTEKSTVILKWPYAKIGEIALPESIDSSKKGLSMIRTCTGDFRSGAEWGTPYGEYDKRDNSLTSRLKSLLNVRKFFYTSE